A genomic segment from Pseudalkalibacillus hwajinpoensis encodes:
- a CDS encoding ABC transporter ATP-binding protein encodes MTIIKTNNITKSYNDKKVVKDISLEVKEQEIFGFLGRNGAGKSTFINMITGIILPTSGTFELLGETDLNVVKKKIGVLPDYSTFYDSLSALDHLKFYSKIQGVKPSKEYLMETLDLVGLTGNEKQKVGKFSFGMKKKLGIAQAIVNKPELLFLDEPTSGVDAESAIQIKQLIKKLNEEGRTIFMTSHNLNEVEEICSQIAIMSDGEIRSEGTLREIKSNYTTSLLAKVKVQPIIKQPVQKEISTFLETNFSKFRWDSNYLTVEIGNENEIPVILRTLMQSKVDIFEVKVIEPSLEEVFLEKKIAI; translated from the coding sequence ATGACTATTATAAAAACCAACAATATAACAAAATCTTACAATGATAAGAAGGTGGTTAAAGACATCTCTCTAGAAGTAAAGGAACAAGAGATTTTTGGATTTTTAGGCCGTAATGGGGCTGGGAAAAGCACCTTTATTAATATGATTACCGGCATTATTTTACCCACTTCTGGTACCTTTGAATTGTTAGGGGAAACCGATCTGAATGTAGTCAAGAAAAAAATAGGGGTCTTGCCGGATTATTCAACCTTTTACGACTCTTTGAGTGCTTTAGACCATTTGAAATTTTATAGTAAAATTCAAGGGGTAAAACCTTCAAAAGAATATCTTATGGAAACTCTAGATCTAGTAGGACTCACAGGTAATGAAAAGCAAAAAGTAGGAAAATTCTCATTTGGAATGAAAAAGAAATTAGGGATCGCTCAAGCTATCGTAAACAAGCCCGAGTTGCTCTTCTTGGATGAACCCACTTCAGGAGTAGATGCAGAGTCAGCGATTCAGATCAAGCAATTGATAAAGAAACTAAATGAAGAAGGCCGGACTATTTTTATGACCTCTCACAATTTAAATGAAGTCGAAGAAATTTGTTCCCAAATTGCTATTATGAGCGATGGAGAAATTCGTTCAGAAGGAACATTACGGGAAATTAAAAGCAATTACACCACCTCATTATTAGCTAAGGTTAAAGTCCAGCCAATCATAAAACAGCCTGTTCAAAAAGAAATTTCTACATTCTTAGAAACGAATTTCAGTAAATTTCGTTGGGATAGTAACTACTTAACAGTAGAAATTGGAAATGAAAATGAAATTCCTGTGATACTCAGAACGTTAATGCAGAGTAAGGTGGATATCTTTGAAGTGAAAGTCATTGAACCGTCATTGGAAGAGGTTTTCCTAGAAAAGAAGATCGCTATATAA
- a CDS encoding flavin monoamine oxidase family protein: MKELGKLGYPNDMLRFIKKGLEKKSRPKKVLIIGGGMAGLVAASLLKEAGNHVIILEGNDRIGGRVYTVRHPFTSGNYLDVGAMRIPDNHELVFEYIRRFQLPINPFINSSPVDLIYVNNVLTTRKMYEENPDILNFPVNENEKGKTAIELFLEATQPFIELYSNSTPEEQEKLKAQYAEYSMGEFLEFNPIGRPLSTSAIRSIGVMLGLEGFPGFSFVDILTDIIYPIFSKTVRFFEIDGGNDQLPLSFMKELQHNIRLNRKVDKIYQMDNGVKIQAIDLITGRWHQYEGDYAIVTVPFSVFQYIDVFPYNSISFEKRQIIRELINLPAVKIGIEFRHRFWEKAGVGNAVTDLPSRFSYIPSHGIGSAGPAVLLASYSWGQDAILWAGLPHNEMVRELLDDLAKIYGNIVYKEYMQAFSYNWTLNQYSGGAFTLFLPGQGEKFSEVIRQPEGRLHFAGEHTSSFHGWIEGAIESGIRTAYEINERG, encoded by the coding sequence TTGAAAGAGCTCGGCAAATTAGGTTACCCAAATGATATGCTTAGATTTATAAAAAAAGGATTAGAAAAAAAGTCCCGTCCCAAAAAAGTTCTTATTATAGGAGGGGGGATGGCTGGTCTTGTTGCTGCTTCTTTGCTTAAAGAAGCCGGTAATCATGTGATCATATTAGAAGGTAATGATCGTATTGGAGGGAGGGTTTATACAGTAAGGCATCCGTTTACTTCAGGTAATTATTTAGATGTAGGAGCAATGAGAATCCCTGATAATCACGAATTGGTGTTTGAATATATAAGACGTTTTCAATTGCCTATTAATCCTTTCATTAATTCCTCACCTGTCGATTTGATTTATGTAAATAATGTTTTAACTACAAGGAAAATGTACGAGGAAAACCCTGATATTTTAAACTTCCCAGTTAATGAAAATGAAAAAGGTAAAACCGCCATCGAGCTTTTTTTGGAGGCTACTCAACCATTTATAGAACTTTATTCAAATAGTACCCCGGAGGAACAGGAGAAGCTAAAAGCACAATATGCAGAGTATTCCATGGGCGAGTTTCTTGAGTTTAATCCTATTGGGAGACCTTTATCGACTTCCGCAATAAGGAGCATAGGTGTCATGTTAGGACTTGAAGGGTTTCCGGGATTTTCCTTTGTGGATATTTTAACAGATATTATTTATCCGATTTTTAGTAAAACGGTGAGGTTTTTCGAGATTGACGGAGGGAATGATCAATTACCCTTATCCTTTATGAAGGAGCTGCAGCATAATATTCGATTGAACCGAAAAGTGGATAAAATTTATCAGATGGACAATGGTGTAAAAATCCAAGCAATAGATCTTATAACTGGCAGGTGGCATCAGTACGAGGGAGATTATGCAATTGTCACCGTTCCTTTTTCTGTATTTCAATATATAGATGTCTTCCCTTATAACTCTATATCCTTTGAGAAACGGCAGATTATACGAGAACTTATAAACCTTCCTGCCGTTAAAATCGGCATAGAATTTCGACATCGCTTTTGGGAGAAGGCAGGGGTAGGAAATGCCGTAACGGATCTTCCTTCAAGGTTTTCTTATATTCCAAGTCACGGAATAGGTTCCGCTGGTCCAGCGGTTTTATTGGCAAGTTATAGTTGGGGACAAGATGCGATCCTTTGGGCTGGTTTACCCCATAACGAGATGGTACGTGAATTGCTGGACGATTTGGCCAAAATCTATGGGAATATTGTATATAAAGAATACATGCAGGCGTTTTCATATAATTGGACCTTAAATCAATATTCCGGTGGGGCTTTTACTCTCTTCCTCCCGGGCCAGGGAGAAAAGTTTTCCGAGGTCATTCGTCAACCTGAAGGTAGGTTGCATTTTGCAGGAGAGCACACTTCTTCCTTTCATGGGTGGATAGAAGGGGCAATTGAGTCAGGAATACGAACAGCTTATGAAATTAATGAAAGAGGATAA
- a CDS encoding DUF2651 family protein, whose product MQIVLFLLPAVALLLGGLGYFIFKNLYVAPLIVIITASISVYTVFNSSFWIWVVIYTLVSFLAGLFVKLLSSKRQTSNTY is encoded by the coding sequence ATGCAAATTGTATTATTTCTTCTTCCAGCAGTTGCTCTTTTATTAGGTGGGTTAGGATATTTTATTTTTAAAAATTTATATGTAGCCCCTTTGATCGTTATAATAACAGCAAGCATTTCAGTATACACTGTGTTTAATTCTTCATTTTGGATATGGGTAGTTATTTACACTTTGGTATCATTTTTGGCAGGATTATTTGTTAAACTACTTTCTTCAAAAAGGCAGACATCAAATACCTATTAA
- a CDS encoding DUF3953 domain-containing protein — translation MKILRYVLSIATFTLAVYGLITSNFEFNHIMIFLLGLTMLIIGIEEFQKERKAIGMLLVGVFIFSLFVSIEGFLLS, via the coding sequence TTGAAAATTTTACGATACGTTCTATCAATAGCAACTTTTACACTTGCTGTTTATGGATTGATTACAAGTAATTTTGAGTTTAATCATATTATGATATTTCTTTTAGGACTTACAATGTTGATTATAGGAATAGAAGAATTTCAGAAAGAAAGAAAAGCAATTGGAATGTTACTTGTTGGTGTTTTCATATTCTCCTTATTTGTATCAATCGAGGGGTTTTTATTAAGCTAA